A section of the Clostridium omnivorum genome encodes:
- a CDS encoding ABC transporter substrate-binding protein, giving the protein MKKKLSIILTVFLISSIAFTGCTKKDEGTTSTASSDVIKIGVFEPITGANAAGGALEVEGVKLANKMYPEVLGKKVELVVVDNKSDKVEAASAAARLVEKEKVSAIIGSWGSSLSMAAGDIVKKGKVPAVGASCTNPLVTKGNDFYFRVCFIDPFQGTVMANYAYGKLNAKKAAIVEEVSNDYAVGLSKFFTDSFKKLTGDDNCIVAVSNYNTGDQDFTAQLTNINAKNPDIIFAPGNFTESALLIKQARQLGIKTPIIGGDTWETPEFIDIGKDAVEGAVFSTFFTSEKPITKESEKFLEAYRKQYNKEPAAVTALSYDAYILILDAIKRANSSDPVKIQEQLAKTKGFEGAAGIITLDENGDAVKNAVIKVVKNGKFTYLDTIEPQK; this is encoded by the coding sequence ATGAAAAAGAAGCTTTCAATAATTTTAACTGTTTTTCTGATTTCATCTATAGCTTTTACTGGATGTACTAAAAAGGATGAAGGAACAACAAGTACAGCTAGCTCTGATGTTATAAAAATTGGAGTATTTGAACCAATAACAGGAGCTAATGCAGCAGGTGGGGCACTAGAGGTAGAGGGAGTTAAACTTGCTAATAAGATGTATCCTGAGGTGCTTGGAAAAAAAGTTGAGCTAGTAGTAGTAGATAATAAGTCAGATAAAGTAGAAGCTGCTAGTGCTGCAGCTAGATTAGTTGAAAAAGAAAAGGTATCTGCAATTATAGGAAGCTGGGGAAGTTCTTTATCTATGGCAGCAGGAGATATAGTAAAAAAGGGAAAAGTTCCGGCAGTAGGAGCGTCATGTACAAACCCATTAGTTACAAAAGGAAATGATTTTTACTTTAGAGTATGTTTTATAGATCCATTCCAGGGTACTGTTATGGCAAATTACGCTTATGGAAAGTTAAATGCTAAAAAAGCAGCTATAGTAGAGGAAGTATCTAATGATTATGCGGTAGGTCTTTCAAAGTTTTTTACAGACTCATTCAAAAAACTAACTGGAGATGATAACTGTATAGTAGCAGTGTCAAATTACAATACAGGAGATCAAGATTTTACGGCTCAATTAACAAACATTAACGCTAAAAATCCAGATATTATTTTTGCACCTGGTAATTTTACAGAGTCAGCTCTACTAATAAAACAAGCAAGACAACTTGGAATAAAAACTCCTATTATAGGTGGAGATACATGGGAGACTCCAGAGTTTATAGATATTGGTAAAGACGCAGTTGAAGGGGCTGTATTTTCAACTTTCTTTACATCAGAAAAGCCAATAACAAAGGAATCAGAAAAATTTTTAGAAGCATATAGAAAGCAGTATAATAAGGAACCAGCAGCAGTTACTGCTCTATCTTATGATGCCTATATATTAATTTTAGATGCAATTAAAAGAGCTAATAGTTCAGACCCAGTAAAAATACAAGAACAATTAGCTAAGACTAAGGGCTTTGAAGGGGCTGCAGGTATTATAACTCTTGATGAGAATGGAGATGCAGTTAAAAATGCTGTTATAAAGGTAGTTAAGAATGGTAAGTTCACATATTTAGATACTATCGAACCTCAAAAATAA
- a CDS encoding branched-chain amino acid ABC transporter permease produces the protein MSFEMFLQHLTNGISLGSLYALIAIGYTMVYGILRLINFAHGDIFMMATYFAFFGVVSFSMPWYVSFIAAIILTSVFGMMVEVSAYRPLRDAPKISILISAIGASFLIENVAIVLFGGRPKAFPQPKLFTQVVKIGSVSLQRLTFIIPVVTILLLLFLVYLINHTKSGMAMRAVSKDHETARLMGVDVNKIISLTFGIGSALAAVGGMMWGLKFPQIAPLMGIIPGLKCFIAAVIGGIGNITGAVIGGFILGIGEIMLVAFLPGLTGYRDAFAFIVLILILLIKPTGIMGEKISEKV, from the coding sequence ATGAGCTTTGAAATGTTTTTACAACATCTTACTAATGGAATATCCCTAGGCAGCTTATATGCACTTATTGCAATTGGTTACACCATGGTATATGGGATACTGAGACTTATAAATTTTGCTCATGGAGATATATTTATGATGGCTACATACTTTGCCTTTTTTGGTGTTGTTAGTTTTAGTATGCCTTGGTATGTATCATTTATTGCGGCTATAATTCTTACAAGTGTGTTTGGAATGATGGTAGAGGTATCAGCTTATAGGCCATTAAGAGATGCACCTAAAATATCTATACTTATATCAGCTATAGGTGCTTCATTTCTTATAGAAAATGTAGCTATTGTACTATTTGGGGGGAGGCCAAAGGCATTTCCTCAGCCAAAATTATTTACCCAAGTAGTGAAAATAGGAAGTGTTTCATTACAAAGGCTTACATTTATAATTCCAGTAGTAACTATATTGCTTTTGTTATTCTTAGTTTATTTAATAAATCATACAAAAAGTGGGATGGCTATGAGAGCAGTATCTAAAGACCATGAAACTGCTAGGCTTATGGGGGTAGATGTGAATAAAATAATATCCTTAACCTTTGGAATAGGTTCTGCACTTGCAGCTGTTGGAGGTATGATGTGGGGATTAAAATTTCCGCAGATTGCTCCACTAATGGGAATTATACCAGGATTAAAGTGTTTTATTGCTGCAGTAATTGGTGGAATAGGAAATATAACAGGAGCAGTAATTGGAGGATTTATTTTAGGAATTGGTGAAATTATGTTAGTTGCCTTTCTTCCAGGATTAACGGGGTATAGAGATGCATTTGCATTTATAGTGCTTATATTAATTTTATTAATTAAACCTACTGGAATAATGGGCGAAAAAATATCAGAGAAGGTGTAG
- a CDS encoding branched-chain amino acid ABC transporter permease — translation MKKRNMILNAISILLLLAFLIYANNNLDAYKVRILNLCAIYVVLGLSMNLINGFTGQFSLGHAGFMAVGAYTTAILTMPQAVKTQNFFMVPMIRPLDSITMPFFPALLIAGILSAFVAFLIGAPALRLKGDYLAIATLGFAEIIRVIFTNTQSITNGALGLKGIPNTTNLWWSFGIAFFTVVFMALLINSSYGRALKAIREDEVAAESMGINLFKHKVLSFIIGAFFAGIGGGLLGNLLGTIDPLMFRFLLTFNILLIIVLGGMGSITGTIISAFIVTIAGEALRFLDESINLGFVVIPGKAGLRMVIFSMLLMLVVIFYRNGIMGTNEFSWDRIIARFTRKPLKKEGE, via the coding sequence ATGAAGAAAAGAAATATGATTTTAAATGCAATTTCTATTTTGCTTTTATTAGCTTTTCTTATTTATGCAAATAATAACTTAGATGCATATAAGGTTAGAATATTAAACCTCTGTGCTATATATGTGGTATTAGGGTTAAGCATGAATTTAATTAATGGGTTTACGGGACAATTCTCACTTGGGCATGCCGGTTTTATGGCAGTTGGTGCTTATACTACAGCAATTCTTACTATGCCTCAGGCCGTAAAAACTCAAAATTTTTTTATGGTGCCAATGATTAGACCACTAGATTCAATTACCATGCCATTTTTTCCAGCACTACTAATAGCCGGAATATTATCTGCTTTTGTGGCATTTTTAATTGGAGCACCTGCGTTAAGACTTAAAGGTGATTACCTAGCAATAGCAACTTTAGGCTTTGCTGAAATAATAAGGGTTATATTTACAAATACTCAAAGTATTACAAATGGTGCTCTTGGATTAAAAGGGATTCCTAATACAACAAATCTTTGGTGGAGCTTTGGAATTGCCTTTTTTACCGTGGTATTTATGGCGCTATTAATAAACAGTAGTTATGGTCGAGCGCTAAAAGCAATTAGAGAAGATGAAGTTGCCGCAGAAAGCATGGGCATAAACCTATTTAAACATAAAGTACTATCCTTTATTATAGGTGCATTTTTTGCTGGTATTGGAGGAGGTCTTTTAGGTAACTTGCTTGGAACTATTGATCCACTTATGTTTAGATTCTTACTTACATTTAACATACTTCTAATAATAGTTTTAGGAGGAATGGGCAGTATCACAGGAACAATTATATCTGCATTTATTGTAACTATAGCAGGTGAAGCTTTAAGATTCTTAGATGAATCAATTAATCTAGGGTTTGTAGTTATTCCAGGAAAAGCTGGGCTTAGAATGGTTATATTTTCTATGCTGCTTATGCTTGTAGTTATATTCTATAGAAATGGAATTATGGGTACAAATGAGTTTAGCTGGGATAGGATTATAGCGAGATTTACTAGAAAACCTCTTAAAAAGGAGGGAGAATAA
- a CDS encoding ABC transporter ATP-binding protein has protein sequence MTVLRTDNITMQFGGLTAVKDFNLTLNKGEIVALIGPNGAGKTTAFNMITGVYKPTKGTIYYNEKDITGTRSDVITKIGIARTFQNIRLFKDLSVLDNVLIANHLHIKSNFLEATFRLPRYMREERNMLKKSLELLDIVGLSNMKNEKSSSLPYGKQRRLEIARALATNPQILLLDEPAAGMNPKETEDLTAFIKDIRNEFDLTVFMIEHHMQVVMDISDRIYVFDYGITIAEGSPSEIQSNQRVIEAYLGVNEEDA, from the coding sequence ATGACTGTATTAAGAACTGATAATATAACCATGCAATTTGGCGGGTTAACTGCTGTTAAGGATTTTAACTTGACTTTAAATAAAGGCGAAATAGTTGCATTGATAGGGCCTAATGGGGCAGGAAAGACAACTGCATTTAATATGATAACAGGAGTTTATAAGCCAACAAAGGGTACTATCTACTATAATGAAAAAGATATTACAGGGACTAGATCTGATGTAATAACAAAGATTGGCATTGCAAGAACCTTTCAAAATATTAGATTGTTTAAAGATTTAAGTGTACTTGATAATGTGCTTATAGCAAATCATCTACATATTAAGTCTAATTTTCTAGAGGCTACTTTTAGGCTGCCACGATATATGAGAGAAGAAAGAAATATGCTTAAAAAGTCATTAGAACTTCTTGATATAGTTGGATTAAGTAATATGAAGAATGAAAAATCAAGTTCATTACCTTATGGAAAGCAAAGGAGGCTTGAAATAGCTAGGGCTTTGGCTACAAATCCACAGATTCTTCTTTTAGACGAGCCAGCAGCAGGAATGAATCCAAAAGAAACTGAAGATTTAACTGCATTTATAAAGGATATTAGAAATGAGTTTGATTTAACTGTATTTATGATAGAACATCATATGCAGGTGGTTATGGATATATCAGATAGAATATATGTATTTGATTATGGAATTACTATTGCTGAGGGCAGTCCTAGTGAGATTCAATCAAATCAAAGAGTTATAGAGGCCTATCTGGGGGTGAACGAAGAAGATGCTTAA
- a CDS encoding ABC transporter ATP-binding protein: protein MLKVDNLVVSYGGIEALKGVSFEVEEGKIVSLVGANGAGKSTILRTVVGLVKPKSGEIVYNNKNLLQQKTRDMVKEGIVLVPEGRRVFANLSVIENLKIGAYFRKDEKNIKDDIEWVYNLFPRLKERSWQSAGTLSGGEQQMLAVGRALMSKPKLLMMDEPSLGLAPLVVKDIFSIIKEIHKQGVTILLIEQNANAALHIADIAYVIETGRITLKGTGKELLINEEVKKAYLGQSAKS from the coding sequence ATGCTTAAGGTAGATAATTTAGTGGTTTCATATGGTGGGATTGAAGCATTAAAAGGAGTAAGCTTTGAAGTTGAAGAGGGGAAGATTGTTTCATTAGTTGGTGCGAATGGAGCTGGTAAAAGCACTATTTTGAGAACAGTTGTTGGTCTTGTAAAACCTAAGAGTGGGGAGATAGTTTACAATAATAAAAACTTACTTCAACAAAAGACAAGGGATATGGTGAAGGAAGGTATTGTATTAGTTCCTGAAGGAAGACGGGTATTTGCAAATCTTAGTGTTATTGAGAATTTAAAGATAGGTGCTTATTTTAGAAAAGATGAGAAAAATATAAAAGATGATATAGAATGGGTATATAATTTGTTTCCAAGATTAAAAGAAAGAAGTTGGCAGTCAGCAGGTACTCTCTCTGGTGGGGAGCAGCAAATGTTAGCAGTCGGTAGAGCGCTTATGTCAAAACCTAAGCTTTTAATGATGGATGAACCATCTTTAGGATTGGCTCCATTAGTTGTAAAGGATATATTTAGTATTATTAAAGAAATACACAAACAGGGAGTAACTATATTACTAATTGAGCAAAACGCAAATGCAGCCCTCCACATTGCAGATATTGCTTATGTTATAGAAACAGGAAGAATAACTTTAAAGGGGACTGGTAAAGAACTTCTTATAAATGAAGAAGTTAAAAAGGCATATCTAGGGCAGAGTGCGAAAAGTTAG